The following are encoded in a window of Gasterosteus aculeatus chromosome 5, fGasAcu3.hap1.1, whole genome shotgun sequence genomic DNA:
- the tomm22 gene encoding mitochondrial import receptor subunit TOM22 homolog: MPEIEELSPAAGPVSIRPPEDEIDDDEDEDLDETLMERLWGLTEMFPDRVRTAAEVSAQCSVSLAKKFYSFSRSALWVGTTSFMILVLPVVFETERLQLEQQQLQQQRQILLGPNTGMSGGMPGMMPPAPGKM; encoded by the exons ATGCCTGAAATAGAGGAGCTTTCCCCCGCTGCGGGCCCGGTGTCCATTCGCCCCCCCGAGGACGAGATTGACGACGACGAAGACGAAGAC ctggatgagacgctGATGGAGCGGTTGTGGGGCCTGACGGAGATGTTCCCGGACAGGGTCCGCACCGCGGCGGAAGTCTCCGCACAATGCTCCGTGTCCCTGGCTAAGAAGTTTTACAG TTTTTCCCGCTCGGCGCTGTGGGTCGGCACTACCTCCTTCATGATCCTGGTGCTGCCAGTTGTGTTTGAGACGGAAAGGctacagctggagcagcagcagctacaacaGCAGAGACAG ATCCTGTTGGGGCCCAACACTGGAATGTCTGGTGGGATGCCGGGCATGATGCCTCCTGCACCCGGCAAGATGTGA